From Quercus lobata isolate SW786 chromosome 1, ValleyOak3.0 Primary Assembly, whole genome shotgun sequence, one genomic window encodes:
- the LOC115989194 gene encoding exonuclease V, chloroplastic-like, whose translation MNESHSELPFNTTTNYNCNSCGVDIPTELVSEEEMEEMASIEASLASTRSSLSSSAVPAICSTSQSQSHSQYESFQRNARSIQLITLRAKRRFSFCTEPSDIEDLGSLRSNQKKKSGVAGSFFHRFRNKTGLFVTDITATEWCEKQMEFRLLFGQRKNTEAMKIGQARHAKLEEEEWCEKKMEFRLLSGQRKNTEAMKTGQARHAKLEEEVVKKVDLHVKSDEDAWAVKLTNFIIGANQLLLDGLTRELPLIGFAEGVWMVGMVDEVRMPVTETDRNPILVDIKTRVQDTLPAEPQRRNGRLQLMCYKYLWDNLVADSFSSKQFFDFFSLDPSYILSKEIGENTAKSGFPVETLDDVVRCYRNICSKLSPAKHELLLRYEYQKDNSVLGEDRFAYDSDWLKSQIMSCLEFWLGEREANCTPKEERWKCRPRYCRFSCVCPTNTNPDSTQGPVTDNPNSTPS comes from the exons ATGAACGAGTCACACTCCGAGTTACCCTTTAACACCACCACCAACTACAATTGCAACAGTTGTGGTGTTGACATTCCAACCGAGCTCGTGAGTGAAGAAGAAATGGAAGAAATGGCTTCCATTGAAGCTTCCTTGGCCTCTACTCGCTCTTCACTCTCTTCCTCTGCAGTCCCTGCAATTTGTTCAACCTCTCAGTCTCAGTCTCACTCTCAGTATGAGTCGTTCCAGAGAAACGCGAGGTCTATTCAGTTAATCACCCTCCGAGCCAAAAGGAGGTTCTCGTTTTGTACAGAACCCTCCGATATTGAAGATTTGGGAAGCCTTAGGAGTaaccagaagaagaagagcggAGTGGCTGGCTCGTTTTTCCACCGCTTTAGGAACAAGACTGGCTTGTTTGTCACAGATATCACTGCAACG GAATGGTGTGAAAAACAAATGGAGTTTCGTCTTCTCTTTGGCCAGAGAAAGAATACTGAAGCTATGAAAATAGGTCAAGCTCGCCATGCAAAACTTGAAGAAGAG GAAtggtgtgaaaaaaaaatggagtttcGTCTTCTCTCTGGACAGAGAAAGAATACTGAAGCTATGAAAACAGGTCAAGCTCGCCATGCAAAACTTGAAGAAGAG GTTGTAAAAAAAGTGGATCTTCATGTCAAATCAGATGAGGATGCATGGGCTGTGAAGCTTACGAATTTTATAATTGGTGCAAATCAATTATTGCTTGACGGATTAACACGAGAGCTGCCACT AATAGGCTTTGCAGAAGGTGTCTGGATGGTGGGAATGGTTGATGAGGTTCGAATGCCAGTAACTGAAACTGATAGAAACCCGATCTTAGTTGACATCAAGACTCGTGTGCAAGATACACTTCCTGCAGAACCACAGAGAAGAAATGGAAG GCTTCAGTTAATGTGCTACAAGTATCTGTGGGACAATTTAGTAGCTGATAGCTTCTCCTCAAAAcagttttttgatttcttttccttGGATCCATCTTATATCTTATCCAAAGAAATTGGAGAGAACACAGCTAAGTCAGGGTTCCCTGTGGAG ACCCTTGATGATGTGGTGAGATGTTATAGAAATATATGTAGCAAGCTGTCCCCTGCTAAACACGAGCTGTTATTGAG ATATGAATACCAAAAAGATAATTCAGTGCTTGGTGAAGATCGGTTTGCATATGACTCGGATTGGCTCAAGAGTCAAATTATGAGCTGCCTTGAGTTTTGGCTGGGAGAGCGAGAAGCCAATTGCACTCCAAAGGAAGAGCGCTGGAAATGCAGGCCTAGGTATTGTCGATTTTCATGTGTCTGTCCTACTAACACTAACCCCGATAGTACACAGGGCCCTGTTACTGACAATCCAAATAGTACACCAAGCTAG
- the LOC115989203 gene encoding exonuclease V, chloroplastic-like has translation MSETESLSELPLNKSNTTNSFSSEIPIEIEIVSEEEMVLLEAALALASASVPANASAICSPLRSFHGKARSIQSITVLSKRSLSGHTEPDIEDSGNFASTQKKNKNNESFLHRFRKKKGLSVTDITSTEWCEKQMEFVLLHAKRRTNKAMKTGSARHAKLEEEVVKKVKVQVKSKEDTWALKFLNFIIGANQLLFEGLTRELPIIGFAEGVWMVGVIDEIRIPATETDRNPILVDTKTRVRDTLPAEPQRRNGRLQLMCYKYIWDNLVADNFPSQKFFDFFTLNPYSILSEELRERTADSGFPADTLDDIVRLFRNTCSILPPAHDQLLLRYEFQKDNSLLGEDHFAFDSDWLKNQIHGCLEFWLGEREACYTPEEERWKCRFCQFASICPTNNGLDSTPSPTNTGPDSTPHKHELE, from the exons ATGAGCGAGACCGAGTCACTCTCCGAGTTACCCCTCAACAAAAGCAACACCACCAACAGCTTTTCTTCCGAGATCCCTATCGAGATCGAAATCGTGAGCGAAGAAGAAATGGTTCTACTCGAAGCAGCCTTAGCCTTAGCCTCAGCCTCAGTCCCTGCAAATGCAAGTGCTATTTGCTCACCACTTCGTAGTTTCCATGGCAAAGCGAGGTCTATTCAGTCAATTACTGTCCTTTCCAAGAGATCCTTATCGGGTCATACCGAACCCGACATCGAGGATTCGGGCAATTTCGCCAGTACccagaagaagaataaaaacaaTGAGTCTTTTCTCCATCGCTTTCGAAAGAAGAAGGGCTTGTCTGTCACTGATATTACTTCCACG GAATGGTGTGAAAAACAAATGGAGTTTGTTCTCCTTCATGCCAAACGCAGAACTAATAAAGCTATGAAAACAGGTAGTGCTCGGCATGCAAAACTTGAAGAAGAG GTagtgaaaaaagtgaaagttCAAGTCAAATCTAAAGAAGACACATGGGCTctgaagtttttaaattttattattggtgCAAATCAGTTATTGTTTGAAGGATTAACTCGTGAGCTGCCAAT AATAGGCTTTGCAGAAGGTGTATGGATGGTGGGAGTGATCGATGAGATCCGGATACCTGCCACAGAAACTGATAGAAACCCGATATTAGTTGACACAAAGACTCGTGTTCGAGACACTCTTCCTGCGGAACCGCAAAGAAGGAATGGAAG GCTTCAGTTAATgtgttacaagtatatatgggACAATTTAGTTGCTGACAATTTCCCCTCTCAaaagttttttgatttttttacgtTAAATCCTTATTCTATCTTATCTGAAGAACTCAGGGAAAGAACTGCTGACTCAGGGTTCCCAGCAGAC ACCCTTGATGACATAGTGAGACTCTTCAGAAATACATGTAGCATACTGCCCCCTGCTCATGACCAGCTTTTATTGAG ATATGAATTCCAAAAAGATAATTCATTGCTTGGCGAAGATCACTTTGCCTTTGACTCTGATTGGCTCAAGAATCAAATTCATGGTTGTCTTGAGTTCTGGCTAGGGGAACGAGAAGCCTGTTACACTCCAGAAGAGGAGCGTTGGAAATGTCGGTTCTGTCAGTTTGCTTCTATCTGTCCTACAAACAATGGCCTTGATAGTACTCCAAGCCCCACAAACACCGGCCCTGATAGCACACCCCACAAACATGAACTCGAATAG